From the Scophthalmus maximus strain ysfricsl-2021 chromosome 11, ASM2237912v1, whole genome shotgun sequence genome, one window contains:
- the pld3 gene encoding 5'-3' exonuclease PLD3: MKTDIAYDQLVNVEGRKQDDKKAPMYPRCVLALATLATVLLAAMAVYNLLSPGVTSSHPAPSSSLRKGESCSDPCKIVVVESIPEGLKFNSTPPTAHPSIFQAWLSLVAEARSSVDIASFYWTLTNKDTGTSEPTAYQGETILKELAELSGKLSVRIAVNTPQQSQPQDDLSLLSDSGADIRTVNMRELTSGVLHTKFWVVDKKHIFIGSANMDWRSLTQVKELGAVVYNCSCLAADLGKIFEAYWFLGESQSIPSPWPTNFSTLYNKDTPLQVPLNNTPASVYLSSSPPSFCAAGRTQDLQSILSVMDDAQSFIYIAVMNYLPTMEFSHPKRYWADIDTQLRRVAYEKRVKVRLLISCWASTQPVMFPFLKSLASVYEPKSKLDIQVRLFVVPASPKKKEIPFARVNHNKYMVTDKIAYIGTSNWSGDYFEHTAGSALVVNQTASQSLEPTVQSQLKAVFERDWSSDYSTPLTQHSNLKGLC; encoded by the exons ATGAAAACGGACATCGCTTATGATCAG CTGGTGAACGTGGAGGGGAGGAAACAAGATGACAAGAAAGCACCAATG TATCCCAGGTGTGTGTTGGCACTGGCGACATTAGCTACTGTGCTGCTGGCTGCCATGGCCGTCTATAACCTCCTGTCACCAGGGGTTACCTCCTCCCACCCTGCCCCGAGCAGCAGCCTCCGGAAGGGCGAGTCCTGCTCCGACCCCTGCAa GATTGTTGTGGTGGAGAGCATCCCTGAAGGCCTGAAGTTTAACTCCACCCCTCCAACCGCTCACCCCTCCATCTTCCAGGCCTGGCTCAGTCTGGTGGCCGAAGCTCGCAGCAGCGTCGACATCGCCTCCTTCTACTGGACACTCACCAACAAAGACACTGGCACCTCTGAGCCAACGGCCTATCAG GGGGAGACCATCCTGAAGGAACTGGCTGAACTTTCAGGGAAGTTGTCCGTTCGTATCGCAGTCAACACACCACAGCAGAGTCAACCTCAGGACGACCTCAGCCTGCTCAGCGACTCAG gagcTGATATCAGGACAGTTAATATGAGAGAGCTCACCTCTGGCGTCCTTCACACCAAGTTCTGGGTTGTagacaaaaagcacattttcattGGCAGTGCCAACATGGACTGGAGGTCCCTCACACAG GTGAAGGAGCTTGGCGCGGTGGTCTACAACTGCAGCTGTTTGGCTGCAGACCTGGGTAAGATCTTTGAAGCCTATTGGTTCCTGGGGGAGAGTCAGTCGATCCCGTCGCCGTGGCCAACCAACTTTTCCACCCTCTACAACAAGGACACGCCCCTGCAGGTGCCGCTCAACAACACGCCGGCCAGCGTTTATCTGTCG agttCCCCTCCGTCCTTCTGTGCAGCCGGCAGGACTCAAGACCTTCAGTCCATCCTCAGTGTGATGGACGATGCCCAGAGCTTCATCTACATCGCTGTCATGAACTACCTGCCCACAATGGAGTTTTCACATCCGAAAAG GTACTGGGCAGACATCGACACCCAGCTGAGGAGAGTGGCCTATGAGAAGCGGGTCAAAGTGCGCCTGCTGATCAGCTGCTGGGCCAGCACCCAGCCAGTCATGTTTCCCTTCCTGAAGTCTCTGGCCTCCGTTTATGAGCCCAAGAGCAAACTAGACATCCAGGTG AGGCTGTTCGTGGTGCCCGCCAGCCCAAAGAAGAAGGAGATTCCCTTCGCCAGAGTCAACCACAACAAGTACATGGTGACGGACAAGATAGCTTACATAG GTACATCTAACTGGTCAGGTGACTACTTTGAGCACACTGCTGGCTCGGCGCTGGTCGTCAACCAGACTGCATCACAGTCCCTGGAGCCGACCGTCCAATCCCAGCTGAAGGCTGTGTTTGAGAGGGACTGGAGCTCCGACTACAGCACTCCTCTCACACAACACTCAAACCTCAAAGGCCTGTGTTAG